From a region of the Mycobacterium sp. SMC-8 genome:
- a CDS encoding S8 family serine peptidase, which translates to MGQIEVAPASAAPVVDRPEAFAARAAQQACGGPQHHFDISVADADFGDGGSGNGQETVKCSTDAHASRPKGCGWCGNPENLKARPRARRPFHSRLAEPLTHQPKSPLSSTKAPTRTLGAPLAFDQHGQRVDIAARLRELEVLRNERFGKMSAGMFDLLEIAGEQRIPVVVWAAFELPPAPYEKPTDRRSVEPPRGEERVTAMLRGAVANLEQTLRRYDVVVGEESRRDDGVPLVRVEANVEQLRSLAREDAVGAIFFDDTTAINDLDNSIAAARSNQAHLMGFDGTGVRVAVFEDGPSVLTDLSFADRYIDNPSASDHARLTSAIIKNTETDRPHGHAPDCDLYSANSSDNDALRWAVRDQGCTVVSQSFHRSNEPGGSGLQGDDVLKDWLALRWPYPTILQAAGNFWEGDSDNIDPPESEYVNHKGYNTFAVGNHNDNVSAMSGSSVFRNPTSSHGDRELPEIAANGTTVSAVGENNETGTSFAAPAAAGVVALLQDVDPVLASWPEGCRAIMLAAAGRNIRGNTWWQDVSAGVDGRDGAGAVDASAGIAIARQRRTRNSSASRRGWDVGTLSSSVIGRDGLATFRYHIAVPPLLFLPRVKVAIAWDSAVRTVNFVGLTFPLTSALTVDLDLQVRDSSGMIVGSSASWDNSYEIVEFAAQAGETYEIVIRRWSGNDDVWFGVAWNATGRSILIPTVDVEAPLG; encoded by the coding sequence ATGGGCCAGATCGAGGTGGCGCCAGCGTCGGCGGCGCCGGTCGTAGACCGACCGGAGGCGTTTGCCGCACGGGCAGCTCAGCAGGCGTGCGGTGGGCCGCAGCACCACTTCGACATCTCGGTCGCCGATGCTGACTTCGGTGACGGTGGCTCCGGGAATGGCCAAGAGACGGTTAAATGCAGTACTGACGCGCACGCGAGTCGTCCTAAAGGTTGCGGTTGGTGTGGTAACCCCGAAAACCTAAAGGCCCGACCGCGTGCGCGTCGCCCGTTTCACAGCCGACTCGCCGAACCTCTTACACACCAACCAAAATCGCCGCTGAGCAGCACAAAAGCGCCCACTAGAACACTAGGAGCGCCACTGGCGTTCGACCAACACGGTCAGCGGGTGGACATCGCCGCGCGGCTCAGGGAACTGGAAGTGCTGCGTAACGAACGATTCGGGAAGATGAGCGCCGGAATGTTCGATCTCCTCGAAATAGCTGGGGAACAACGGATCCCGGTGGTGGTGTGGGCCGCATTCGAGTTGCCCCCGGCGCCCTACGAGAAGCCTACTGATCGTCGCAGTGTCGAGCCCCCACGCGGCGAGGAACGTGTGACCGCAATGCTGCGCGGGGCCGTGGCCAACCTCGAGCAGACACTGCGCCGTTACGACGTGGTTGTTGGGGAAGAATCGCGGCGTGATGACGGCGTGCCGCTGGTCCGGGTGGAGGCCAACGTCGAACAGCTACGGTCCTTGGCCCGGGAGGACGCGGTGGGCGCGATCTTTTTCGACGACACCACCGCTATCAATGACTTGGACAATTCGATTGCGGCGGCGCGTTCGAATCAGGCTCACCTCATGGGATTTGACGGTACCGGTGTGCGCGTAGCTGTGTTCGAGGACGGCCCGAGCGTACTCACCGACCTCAGTTTCGCGGACCGATACATCGACAATCCGTCGGCCAGTGATCACGCGAGGTTGACCTCGGCGATCATCAAGAACACCGAAACCGACAGGCCCCACGGGCATGCACCTGATTGCGACCTCTACTCGGCCAACTCCTCGGACAACGACGCGCTGCGGTGGGCGGTGCGCGATCAAGGCTGCACGGTGGTCAGTCAAAGCTTCCACCGGTCCAACGAGCCGGGCGGAAGCGGGCTGCAAGGAGATGACGTACTTAAGGACTGGCTCGCGCTGCGGTGGCCGTATCCGACGATCCTGCAGGCTGCCGGTAACTTCTGGGAAGGAGACTCCGACAACATCGACCCGCCAGAAAGTGAATACGTCAACCACAAGGGCTACAACACATTTGCCGTCGGCAACCACAACGACAACGTGAGCGCGATGTCGGGGTCATCGGTCTTCCGTAACCCCACCTCTTCGCACGGTGATCGCGAGCTGCCCGAGATCGCCGCCAATGGCACCACAGTGTCGGCCGTGGGAGAGAACAACGAAACCGGCACCAGCTTCGCTGCGCCAGCGGCGGCAGGTGTGGTGGCACTCCTGCAAGATGTCGACCCAGTATTGGCCTCCTGGCCGGAAGGTTGTCGGGCGATCATGCTCGCAGCGGCCGGCCGAAACATTCGCGGCAATACGTGGTGGCAGGACGTCTCAGCCGGTGTGGACGGTCGAGACGGGGCCGGGGCGGTGGACGCGAGCGCCGGGATCGCGATCGCCCGGCAGCGACGCACACGCAACTCGTCGGCGTCGCGCCGCGGCTGGGATGTCGGCACGTTGTCCTCATCGGTGATCGGCCGAGACGGGTTGGCCACCTTCCGGTATCACATCGCGGTGCCGCCCTTGCTGTTCCTGCCGCGAGTAAAGGTGGCCATCGCGTGGGACAGCGCGGTGCGGACCGTGAACTTCGTGGGACTGACTTTCCCGTTGACATCGGCATTGACGGTCGACCTCGACCTGCAGGTGCGGGACAGCAGTGGGATGATCGTGGGCTCTTCTGCCTCGTGGGACAACAGCTACGAGATCGTCGAATTCGCCGCACAAGCGGGCGAGACCTATGAGATTGTCATCCGGCGGTGGTCGGGTAACGACGATGTGTGGTTCGGTGTCGCCTGGAATGCGACCGGGCGCAGCATTCTGATTCCCACCGTGGACGTCGAGGCCCCGCTGGGGTAG
- a CDS encoding ISL3 family transposase yields the protein MLRPTARLLSCPCGKRLRSVYDRRRRRWRHLDLAHRRLWLVYEIRRLDCPECGVITEELPWARPGARHTRDFEDTVLWLAQRTDRTSVATLMRCAWETVTAIINRGVAELLDQRRLDTLYRIGVDEVCYRHPHRYLTIIGDHDTGTVIDIQPGRSKESLANFYTSQPDSILDRIEAVSMDFSSVYTSTTAEHLPDAVICYDGFHLMQWVNRALDRVYAGAATGPGRAMMSTADWKAGRWALRTGEDKLSESKRDLVNHIAKTNRHIGRAWALKEQVRDLYRYDHPPGQARQLLKAWITAAKRSRIPVFISLGKRFQAYFEPILAAIELGISNALLEGINATTRLINARGYGHHSAQTLASMIYLCRGGLHPQLPTRT from the coding sequence GTGCTGCGGCCCACCGCACGCCTGCTGAGCTGCCCGTGCGGCAAACGCCTCCGGTCGGTCTACGACCGGCGCCGCCGACGCTGGCGCCACCTCGATCTGGCCCATCGTCGGCTATGGCTGGTCTACGAGATCCGCCGCCTGGACTGCCCCGAGTGCGGCGTGATCACCGAGGAGCTGCCGTGGGCGCGGCCCGGTGCCCGCCACACCCGCGACTTCGAAGACACGGTGCTGTGGCTGGCCCAACGCACCGACCGCACATCGGTGGCCACGCTGATGCGCTGCGCCTGGGAAACCGTCACCGCCATCATCAACCGCGGCGTCGCCGAACTCCTCGATCAACGCCGACTCGACACCCTCTACCGCATCGGTGTCGACGAAGTCTGCTACCGCCACCCGCACCGCTACCTGACCATCATCGGCGATCACGACACCGGCACCGTCATCGACATCCAGCCCGGACGAAGCAAGGAATCACTAGCCAATTTCTATACCAGCCAACCAGATTCAATTCTCGATCGCATCGAGGCAGTAAGCATGGACTTCTCCAGCGTTTACACCAGCACCACCGCCGAGCATCTGCCAGACGCTGTCATCTGCTACGACGGCTTCCACCTGATGCAGTGGGTCAACCGAGCTCTCGATCGCGTCTATGCCGGCGCGGCCACCGGCCCCGGCCGCGCCATGATGAGCACCGCGGACTGGAAAGCCGGCCGTTGGGCGCTGCGCACTGGTGAGGACAAACTCAGCGAGTCCAAACGCGACCTGGTCAACCACATCGCCAAGACCAACCGCCATATCGGACGGGCCTGGGCACTGAAAGAACAGGTCCGAGATCTCTACCGCTACGACCATCCACCCGGTCAAGCCCGGCAACTTCTTAAAGCCTGGATCACCGCGGCCAAACGATCCCGCATTCCTGTCTTCATCTCGCTCGGCAAACGCTTTCAGGCCTACTTCGAGCCGATCCTCGCCGCCATCGAACTCGGCATATCCAACGCCCTACTCGAAGGAATCAACGCCACGACCAGGCTGATCAACGCCCGCGGATACGGCCACCACTCCGCCCAAACACTGGCCTCAATGATCTACCTCTGCCGCGGCGGACTCCACCCCCAGCTACCCACGAGAACCTGA